The Acanthochromis polyacanthus isolate Apoly-LR-REF ecotype Palm Island chromosome 2, KAUST_Apoly_ChrSc, whole genome shotgun sequence genome contains a region encoding:
- the LOC110962953 gene encoding ras-related protein Rab-8B: MAKTYDYLLKLLLIGDSGVGKTCLLFRFSEDAFNTTFIATIGIDFKIRTIEIEGKKIKLQIWDTAGQERFRTITTAYYRGAMGIMLVYDITMEKSFDNIRNWIRNIEEHASADVEKMVLGNKCDMNDKRQVSRERGEKLAIDYGIKFLETSAKSGINVEEAFFTLATDIMSRLNRKMSDCNPSAGGPMKISESRSKKSLFRCSLL; this comes from the exons ATGGCGAAGACCTACGACTACCtgttgaagctgctgctgatcgGAGACAGCGGCGTCGGTAAGACCTGTCTGCTCTTCCGGTTCAGCGAGGACGCCTTCAACACCACCTTCATAGCCACCATCG gaaTCGACTTTAAAATCAGAACGATTGAGAtcgaagggaaaaaaatcaaacttcagATCTG ggacACTGCGGGTCAGGAGCGGTTCAGGACGATAACAACAGCCTATTACAGAGGAGCCATG GGCATCATGCTGGTGTATGACATCACCATGGAGAAGTCCTTCGACAACATCAGGAATTGGATCCGCAACATCGAGGAG catGCGTCTGCAGACGTGGAGAAGATGGTTTTGGGGAACAAATGTGACATGAACGATAAGAGGCAGGTTtccagagagagaggagagaag CTCGCCATCGATTACGGGATCAAGTTCCTGGAAACCAGCGCCAAGTCCGGCATCAATGTGGAGGAG gCCTTCTTCACTCTGGCCACAGACATCATGAGCCGCCTGAACAGGAAGATG AGCGACTGTAACCCGTCTGCTGGAGGTCCAATGAAGATCTCAGAGTCTCGATCCAAGAAGAGTCTGTTCAGGTGTTCGCTGCTGTAG